The proteins below are encoded in one region of Thermodesulfobacteriota bacterium:
- a CDS encoding P-II family nitrogen regulator — translation MKKIEAIIKPFKLDEVKEKLMEIGVQGMTVSEVKGFGRQKGHTEIYRGAEYVINFVPKIKLEIAIGDNLVSKVVETIEKSARTGKIGDGKIFILPVEEAIRIRTGERREEAL, via the coding sequence ATGAAGAAGATAGAGGCTATTATCAAACCTTTTAAATTAGATGAGGTTAAGGAAAAACTTATGGAAATAGGTGTGCAGGGAATGACGGTATCGGAGGTAAAGGGCTTTGGTCGTCAAAAAGGCCATACAGAAATATATAGAGGTGCCGAATATGTAATCAACTTTGTACCCAAAATAAAATTAGAGATCGCGATTGGGGATAATCTGGTCTCAAAGGTTGTGGAGACCATAGAGAAGTCTGCAAGGACAGGGAAGATAGGCGATGGTAAGATCTTTATCCTGCCGGTGGAAGAGGCAATCAGGATAAGGACAGGGGAACGGAGAGAAGAAGCCTTATGA
- a CDS encoding glutamine synthetase family protein: MLCSTKEDVKKIVKERDVSFIQLWFTDVLGYLKSFAITPPEIDEALDEGMGFDGSSIEGFARIEESDMIAKPDPTTLEFLPWRDEEKPVVRMFCDILEPDGSHYKGDPRYVFKRLLQKAKDQGYTFYLGPELEFFYFTENKNPMPLDEGGYFDTTPLDTAGQLRRESIFALQKIGIDIEYSHHEVAPSQHEIDMRYDEGLRMADKTMTLKIIVKEIARRNGVYATFMPKPIFGINGSGMHTHQSLFKSDQNAFYNPKDKYNLSDIGKSYVAGLLKHAREFTAVTNQWVNSYKRLVPGYEAPVYICWARRNRSTMIRIPMYKPGKEKATRIEFRSPDPACNPYLAFAVMLAAGLKGIEKGYPLPDPIEEDLYHFSPEKRKEMNIHELPGNLYESILEVEKSELVREALGDHIFYKFIENKKIEWDRYRTHVSQYELDTYLPKL, translated from the coding sequence ATGCTTTGCAGCACAAAAGAAGATGTGAAGAAAATCGTTAAGGAAAGAGACGTAAGTTTTATCCAATTATGGTTTACCGACGTACTCGGGTACCTTAAGAGCTTTGCTATAACACCCCCCGAGATCGATGAAGCCCTGGATGAGGGAATGGGTTTTGATGGTTCTTCTATCGAGGGTTTTGCCCGCATAGAAGAAAGCGACATGATCGCCAAGCCGGATCCCACTACCCTGGAGTTTTTACCCTGGAGGGATGAGGAAAAACCTGTGGTCAGGATGTTTTGCGACATCCTCGAACCTGATGGAAGTCACTACAAGGGCGATCCCCGGTATGTATTCAAGAGGCTTTTACAAAAGGCAAAAGACCAGGGGTATACTTTTTATCTGGGACCGGAGCTGGAATTCTTCTATTTTACCGAAAATAAGAACCCAATGCCCCTGGATGAGGGTGGTTATTTTGACACTACACCGCTGGATACGGCCGGGCAGCTCCGAAGAGAAAGCATCTTTGCCCTGCAGAAGATAGGCATAGATATAGAATACAGCCACCACGAAGTAGCCCCAAGCCAGCACGAGATTGACATGAGGTATGACGAGGGTTTAAGGATGGCTGATAAGACTATGACCCTGAAGATTATAGTGAAAGAGATAGCAAGACGCAACGGGGTTTACGCCACATTTATGCCAAAGCCCATCTTCGGGATAAACGGAAGTGGTATGCATACCCACCAGTCCTTGTTCAAATCTGACCAAAATGCCTTTTACAACCCCAAAGATAAATATAACCTTTCAGATATCGGCAAAAGCTATGTTGCCGGCCTCCTGAAACATGCAAGAGAGTTCACAGCAGTAACCAATCAGTGGGTAAATTCCTATAAAAGGCTTGTTCCAGGCTACGAGGCACCTGTCTATATTTGCTGGGCAAGACGCAACAGATCCACTATGATAAGGATTCCTATGTATAAACCCGGCAAGGAGAAGGCTACACGTATCGAGTTTCGCTCTCCTGACCCGGCCTGCAATCCCTATCTTGCCTTTGCTGTAATGCTGGCCGCAGGCCTCAAGGGCATAGAAAAAGGCTATCCTTTACCAGACCCTATAGAAGAGGATCTCTATCACTTCAGTCCTGAAAAGAGGAAAGAGATGAATATCCATGAACTGCCGGGTAATCTCTATGAATCCATACTGGAAGTTGAAAAGAGTGAGCTTGTGAGAGAGGCACTGGGCGACCACATATTCTACAAGTTCATCGAAAATAAGAAAATTGAATGGGACAGGTACAGGACCCATGTGAGCCAATATGAGCTTGATACGTATCTGCCTAAATTGTAA
- a CDS encoding NAD+ synthase yields the protein MPLLRVALAQINTTVGDLSGNADKIIHYTGMAREKGVDLITFPELSLCGYPPEDLLLKRQFLDDCRKTLGEIITKTSGITCIVGFPEACGASLYNAAALVHDGKLTGIYRKVLLPNYGVFDEKRYFEPGKEGVVLVLNGVAIGINICEDSWFSEGPAKVEIQKGGARVIANISASPYYAGKLEVREDVLRKLALEDGCFIFYNNLVGGQDELIFDGGSFILDPKGELLANSKQFDEDMLVFDLEIMQDEPPRLENSTMPSDKSSSGEVQRFYISSVAPTQKQKIPEVRIRWLDYPEEVYSALVLGVRDYVIKNGFPKVLIGISGGIDSALTAAIAVDALGAEAVVGVTMPSRFSSEGTRGDACILSDNLGTRLISIPIEQVFNSYLDILKPIFEGMAPDVTEENIQARIRGNILMSLSNKFGWLVLTTGNKSETAVGYCTLYGDMAGGFAVIKDVPKTLVYELAEFKNRQSGRPVIPKSIIEREPSAELRLDQKDQDSLPPYDKLDAILRAYIEQDMAYTEILKMGFDEGMVRKVIQMVDRNEYKRRQAPPGIKITPKAFGKDWRLPISNQYTKLYLNSSL from the coding sequence TTGCCTTTACTTCGTGTTGCGTTAGCCCAGATCAATACAACCGTTGGCGATCTCTCAGGAAATGCAGATAAGATAATCCACTATACAGGGATGGCAAGGGAGAAAGGTGTAGATCTCATCACCTTTCCCGAGCTTTCCCTCTGTGGCTATCCCCCGGAAGATCTCCTCCTCAAGCGGCAGTTCCTTGATGACTGCCGAAAGACCCTTGGGGAGATCATAACCAAAACTTCCGGGATTACCTGTATCGTCGGTTTTCCTGAGGCGTGCGGGGCATCTCTCTACAATGCTGCTGCCCTGGTCCACGATGGCAAATTAACAGGTATCTATCGCAAGGTACTTCTTCCCAATTACGGGGTTTTTGATGAAAAGAGGTACTTTGAGCCAGGTAAAGAGGGCGTTGTCCTTGTCTTAAACGGTGTGGCAATCGGAATAAATATCTGCGAAGACTCCTGGTTTTCTGAGGGGCCAGCGAAAGTGGAGATTCAAAAAGGTGGCGCCAGGGTGATAGCCAATATCTCTGCCTCTCCTTACTATGCAGGAAAGCTGGAAGTAAGGGAGGACGTGTTGAGAAAGCTTGCACTGGAGGATGGATGTTTCATCTTCTATAACAATCTGGTAGGGGGGCAGGACGAACTTATATTTGATGGCGGGAGCTTTATCCTCGACCCTAAGGGGGAACTCCTTGCCAATTCCAAACAGTTCGATGAAGATATGCTGGTGTTTGACCTTGAGATTATGCAAGATGAGCCTCCACGTTTAGAGAATTCAACGATGCCTTCAGACAAGTCTTCATCAGGAGAGGTTCAAAGGTTCTATATCTCTTCGGTTGCCCCCACACAAAAACAGAAAATTCCTGAAGTCAGAATCCGTTGGCTTGACTATCCGGAAGAGGTCTATTCAGCCCTGGTTCTTGGAGTAAGGGATTACGTTATAAAGAATGGATTTCCAAAGGTGCTTATTGGCATCAGCGGGGGGATAGACTCTGCATTAACCGCTGCTATTGCTGTTGATGCCCTTGGGGCTGAGGCAGTGGTTGGAGTGACCATGCCGTCACGGTTCAGCTCCGAAGGGACAAGGGGAGATGCCTGTATTCTATCAGACAATCTTGGAACCCGACTTATATCCATCCCCATTGAACAGGTCTTTAACTCCTATCTTGACATACTCAAGCCCATATTCGAGGGGATGGCACCGGATGTAACAGAGGAAAATATCCAGGCAAGAATTCGGGGGAATATCCTGATGTCCCTTTCCAATAAATTCGGGTGGCTGGTGTTGACTACAGGCAATAAAAGTGAAACTGCTGTGGGGTACTGTACCCTATACGGGGATATGGCTGGTGGATTTGCTGTAATAAAAGATGTACCCAAGACCCTGGTCTATGAACTGGCTGAATTTAAGAACAGGCAATCAGGAAGACCCGTAATCCCAAAGAGTATTATAGAAAGGGAACCATCCGCTGAACTAAGACTTGACCAGAAAGACCAGGATTCCCTGCCGCCTTACGACAAACTCGATGCCATCCTCCGGGCATATATAGAGCAAGACATGGCTTACACCGAGATACTAAAGATGGGATTTGATGAAGGTATGGTCAGGAAGGTGATTCAGATGGTGGATAGAAACGAGTATAAACGCAGACAGGCCCCCCCGGGTATAAAGATTACACCAAAGGCATTTGGCAAAGACTGGAGGCTTCCGATTTCCAACCAATACACCAAACTGTACCTGAACAGTTCGCTGTGA
- a CDS encoding PIN domain-containing protein: MKICVDTTILIDILKDEFRSHQEKLYMALTRREDLVAPSVVFAELMPQFKGDTKLLYSFLREHNIRIEPLDVDSVINASGYTDNAILHHGVLDEGIEFIQKPFTVEKLAGKEREVLDK; the protein is encoded by the coding sequence TTGAAAATCTGTGTTGATACTACCATTCTAATTGATATTTTAAAAGATGAATTTAGAAGCCATCAAGAGAAGTTGTATATGGCTTTGACCAGGCGCGAAGACCTTGTCGCTCCATCTGTTGTGTTTGCGGAGCTTATGCCTCAATTTAAAGGAGACACTAAACTTCTATATTCCTTTTTAAGGGAACATAATATTAGAATTGAACCGTTAGATGTTGATTCTGTGATTAATGCGTCCGGTTACACCGATAATGCGATACTCCATCATGGTGTGCTGGATGAAGGAATAGAGTTTATTCAGAAGCCTTTTACCGTGGAAAAATTGGCAGGGAAAGAGAGGGAGGTGCTGGATAAATGA
- a CDS encoding AbrB/MazE/SpoVT family DNA-binding domain-containing protein: MSKVTAKYQITIPVKIRKELGIVPGGEVDITKEGDKYTLVVNPINEIKKKWRGKFKNGTTTDDYIDDIRGKAN, translated from the coding sequence ATGTCTAAGGTTACTGCAAAGTACCAAATTACAATACCTGTGAAAATTAGAAAAGAGCTTGGTATAGTGCCAGGGGGCGAAGTAGATATAACTAAGGAAGGGGATAAATATACTCTGGTTGTGAATCCAATTAATGAAATTAAGAAAAAATGGCGTGGAAAATTTAAAAACGGAACGACGACTGATGATTATATAGATGATATCAGGGGTAAGGCAAATTGA
- a CDS encoding inorganic phosphate transporter — protein sequence MLDSLSFIIFLVLVALVFDFLNGFHDAANSISTVVSTRVLSPQYAVIWAAFFNFAAAFLIGVQVAHTIGTGIINPDIVENLIILSALGGAIAWNIITWYFGLPSSSSHALIGGLIGAGIVKGGISALVLSGVTKTALFIVLSPAIGMILGVAIMVVVVSINRNSRTARSNRIFRKLQLVSAAVYSLGHGMNDAQKTMGIITIILYNRGLLGTTFHVPFWVIILCYTVIAMGTMAGGWRIVKTMGTRITRLRPSGGFCAETAAAITIIGASVAGIPVSTTHTITGAIVGVGTAKRVSAVRWGVAGSIIWAWILTIPMAALISAAIYATLKIFL from the coding sequence ATGCTTGATTCTCTATCTTTTATTATTTTTCTTGTTCTTGTAGCCCTTGTTTTCGACTTTTTAAACGGTTTTCATGACGCTGCCAATTCGATTTCCACCGTTGTTTCCACCAGGGTTCTTTCGCCTCAATATGCCGTCATATGGGCAGCTTTCTTCAACTTTGCGGCTGCCTTTTTGATAGGCGTCCAGGTTGCTCACACCATTGGCACCGGTATTATCAACCCTGACATTGTCGAAAATCTTATCATCCTCTCTGCTCTGGGAGGGGCAATTGCCTGGAACATCATCACGTGGTATTTCGGGTTGCCCAGCAGTTCTTCTCATGCCCTCATAGGTGGCCTCATCGGTGCGGGCATTGTAAAGGGGGGTATCTCGGCACTTGTTTTAAGTGGTGTAACAAAAACAGCCCTTTTTATCGTTCTCTCTCCAGCAATCGGGATGATACTTGGAGTTGCCATAATGGTCGTGGTGGTCAGTATCAACCGCAATTCCAGAACTGCCCGGTCAAACAGGATATTCCGCAAGTTGCAGCTTGTATCTGCGGCAGTATACAGCCTGGGTCATGGTATGAACGATGCCCAGAAAACCATGGGGATAATCACCATTATTCTTTACAACAGGGGGCTTTTGGGGACAACCTTTCATGTCCCTTTCTGGGTTATCATCCTCTGTTACACTGTCATCGCCATGGGAACCATGGCTGGAGGATGGCGTATCGTCAAGACAATGGGCACGAGGATTACAAGGCTGCGACCCAGCGGGGGCTTTTGTGCTGAAACCGCGGCGGCTATCACCATCATTGGAGCTTCCGTCGCAGGTATCCCCGTCAGCACGACCCATACCATTACCGGTGCTATCGTTGGGGTTGGTACAGCCAAACGAGTAAGTGCTGTCCGCTGGGGAGTGGCTGGCAGTATCATCTGGGCGTGGATACTGACGATTCCCATGGCGGCACTAATATCGGCTGCCATTTATGCTACGTTGAAAATTTTCCTTTAA
- a CDS encoding DUF47 family protein, which produces MRFIPREGKFFDCFEELAEKIEEGGVLFLEMVESYEYAEPKIAKLKVIENEADNITHKTYEKMHKTFITPLDREDIYNLVNKMDSVLDMIEAAASRMFLYKVKKPAREIVAQAKLLNKAITLIKKSVHSLRDMKNAKMILEACIEINTLENEADHIMRTTMASLFEHEKDVFELIKWKEIFEIIEEALDICEDVSNIVEGIVLKNA; this is translated from the coding sequence ATGCGATTCATACCTAGAGAAGGAAAATTTTTTGACTGTTTTGAAGAACTCGCGGAGAAGATCGAAGAAGGGGGAGTGCTCTTTCTGGAAATGGTTGAAAGCTATGAGTATGCTGAACCAAAGATTGCAAAATTGAAGGTAATCGAAAACGAGGCAGACAATATAACTCATAAGACGTATGAGAAGATGCACAAGACCTTCATTACCCCTTTAGACCGTGAAGACATCTATAACCTGGTCAATAAAATGGACAGCGTCCTCGATATGATTGAGGCCGCAGCTTCAAGGATGTTCCTTTATAAGGTTAAAAAACCGGCAAGGGAGATTGTGGCTCAGGCCAAGCTTTTAAATAAAGCCATTACACTAATAAAAAAGAGCGTTCACAGTCTCAGAGACATGAAGAATGCCAAAATGATCCTGGAGGCATGTATAGAGATCAATACCCTTGAAAATGAAGCTGACCATATCATGAGAACAACAATGGCTTCTCTGTTTGAACATGAAAAAGATGTCTTTGAACTGATTAAATGGAAAGAAATATTTGAAATAATCGAAGAAGCTTTGGATATATGTGAGGATGTCTCTAATATTGTAGAAGGTATCGTCCTGAAAAATGCTTGA
- a CDS encoding CBS and ACT domain-containing protein gives MLVKNWMSKDVITVDIDDSMKTATKLMEDYNIRRIPVLKKDRLKGIVSYLDINRESASQANALAVSELNYLIEKIKVKDIMSPNPKTISPHDTVEEAAVVMLEQKIGSLPVIDSNGKLIGIITESDIFKVLISMTGIKQGGIQFAFNLHDKSGSIKEVADVFRFYGGSMLSIMTSYEHAEEGYRQVYIRMKNIDRGELDKLINELKRFDLLYIVDNQEKTRKIFYEF, from the coding sequence ATGCTGGTAAAAAATTGGATGTCCAAGGATGTCATTACAGTTGACATTGATGATTCAATGAAGACTGCCACAAAGTTAATGGAAGATTACAATATTCGCCGCATCCCTGTTCTGAAGAAGGATAGATTAAAGGGGATAGTATCATACCTTGACATTAACCGCGAATCTGCTTCCCAGGCTAACGCCCTGGCAGTCAGTGAACTGAATTACCTTATTGAAAAGATTAAAGTGAAGGATATCATGAGTCCCAACCCAAAGACTATCTCACCCCATGATACGGTTGAAGAGGCGGCAGTGGTCATGTTAGAACAGAAGATCGGCAGCCTTCCGGTGATTGATTCTAATGGAAAACTGATAGGCATAATTACCGAATCCGATATATTCAAAGTCCTTATCAGTATGACCGGGATTAAGCAGGGCGGTATTCAGTTTGCCTTTAATCTTCACGATAAGTCTGGTTCTATTAAGGAGGTAGCCGATGTATTCCGGTTCTATGGGGGAAGTATGCTTAGCATCATGACCTCCTATGAACATGCTGAGGAAGGCTATCGGCAGGTTTATATCCGCATGAAGAATATTGATAGGGGAGAACTCGACAAGTTAATAAATGAACTAAAAAGATTCGACCTTCTGTATATTGTGGACAACCAGGAAAAAACCAGAAAGATATTTTATGAGTTCTGA
- the priA gene encoding primosomal protein N': MTKVLAVKTQPMEDKGFVEVAPSLPLSKTFYYQVPENLRDSLEIGKRVLVPFGKRRITGYALGFPSEIEIEDTKDVLDVLDDSPLFSRDELNFYRWVSTYYFSPLGEVIKTALPKGINIETLQTLSLTEKGTGILASSNGNSPVYPAGDAFPGETYRILKEISGKKGVTLRHLIKRFFINNLRSLLFNLRDEGLVNIEFKQKVRQIKPKTESFVRYQGNSLSREDFASSVDILEKKAPKQATILRFVQDKEKVSFRMLKKEFGNPSVSVKRLKEKGLISVSREEVYRDPFAEYPYSQDTPPGLMKRQQEVLGKIIKGINSGKFSPFLLHGVTGSGKTEVYLRSIEEAMRLGKEAIVMVPEISLTPQLVNRFRWRFGNNIALLHSGLSEGERYDEWRRIKKGEVKIAVGVRSAIFAPFENPGIIIVDEEHETSYKQEDKLRYSARDLAMVRGKLAKAAVIMGSATPSLESYYNSKTGKMTPLSLPERIENRPLPLVEVVDMRDEVKESPREGLIFSKRLKDAVEEALTKEEQIILFLNRRGFATFAICEECGLIIKCPNCSVSLVHHLKGDALHCHYCNYSRQIPNLCSGCRKPGVRSFGLGTQGVEEEVKRLFPDARVARMDRDTTTRKRSHHRILEKFEAGEIDILIGTQMIAKGHDLPKITLVGVISADTSLGFPDFRAGERTFQLLTQVAGRAGRGTLPGKVIIQTFNPEHYSIQQARLHNFTNFYKEEVVFRRELNYPPFCRLINFRISGNSKKGVAEYAGDLGRLCDDLLGKNSAYHKYIEILGPVVAPLEKLKGRYRWQMLIKGKKSNLLHSFARQVMEEAPLRIKAKGVALSVDVDPVNML, encoded by the coding sequence TTGACAAAAGTTCTGGCAGTAAAAACACAACCTATGGAAGATAAAGGATTTGTTGAAGTAGCTCCAAGTCTGCCCCTTTCAAAGACCTTTTATTATCAGGTACCGGAAAACTTAAGGGACAGCCTGGAGATAGGCAAAAGGGTGCTGGTTCCTTTTGGCAAAAGGAGGATAACCGGTTATGCACTGGGATTCCCTTCAGAGATCGAGATCGAAGATACGAAAGATGTCCTTGATGTCCTTGATGATTCCCCTCTGTTTAGCAGAGACGAGTTGAACTTTTACCGCTGGGTCTCAACCTACTACTTTTCTCCTCTGGGGGAAGTGATAAAGACTGCCCTTCCAAAGGGTATTAATATCGAGACATTACAAACACTTTCCCTTACTGAAAAAGGCACAGGCATTCTCGCCTCATCCAATGGCAACTCTCCTGTTTATCCCGCTGGAGATGCTTTTCCTGGTGAGACTTACCGGATATTAAAGGAAATTTCAGGGAAAAAAGGTGTTACATTGAGGCACCTTATAAAGAGGTTCTTTATAAACAACCTCCGTTCTCTTTTGTTTAATTTAAGGGATGAGGGGCTGGTTAATATAGAATTCAAACAGAAAGTGAGGCAGATCAAGCCTAAAACCGAGAGCTTCGTAAGGTATCAGGGGAATAGCCTGTCCAGAGAAGACTTTGCCTCCTCTGTGGATATATTGGAAAAAAAGGCACCCAAACAGGCTACCATATTGAGATTTGTGCAGGACAAAGAGAAGGTCTCTTTTCGAATGCTTAAAAAAGAGTTCGGCAATCCATCCGTCAGTGTTAAAAGGCTTAAGGAGAAGGGATTAATCTCTGTGTCCCGGGAAGAGGTGTATCGTGATCCCTTCGCAGAGTATCCTTATAGCCAGGATACTCCACCAGGGTTGATGAAGAGGCAGCAGGAAGTCCTAGGCAAAATTATTAAAGGAATCAATTCAGGCAAGTTTTCTCCTTTTCTCCTCCATGGTGTGACAGGAAGTGGCAAAACCGAGGTTTATCTGAGGTCTATTGAAGAGGCGATGAGATTGGGCAAAGAAGCAATCGTCATGGTTCCCGAGATATCTCTGACACCTCAGTTGGTGAACCGCTTCAGGTGGCGATTCGGCAACAACATAGCCCTCTTACATAGCGGGCTATCGGAAGGGGAGAGATACGATGAATGGAGACGAATAAAGAAAGGGGAGGTTAAGATAGCCGTAGGGGTTCGCTCTGCCATCTTCGCCCCTTTTGAAAATCCTGGGATAATTATCGTAGACGAAGAACATGAGACTTCCTACAAACAGGAAGATAAACTACGATACAGTGCAAGAGATCTGGCAATGGTAAGAGGTAAGCTGGCAAAGGCAGCAGTAATTATGGGTTCAGCCACACCCTCTCTGGAATCTTATTATAATTCAAAAACTGGCAAGATGACCCCCTTGAGTCTGCCCGAGAGGATCGAGAATAGGCCCCTCCCATTGGTAGAAGTGGTAGACATGAGAGATGAGGTTAAAGAGAGTCCCCGGGAGGGTCTGATATTTTCAAAGAGATTGAAAGACGCTGTCGAAGAGGCTCTGACAAAAGAAGAGCAGATCATTTTATTTCTAAACCGACGAGGGTTTGCAACCTTTGCCATCTGTGAAGAGTGTGGATTAATTATTAAATGCCCTAACTGCAGTGTTTCCCTTGTCCATCATCTCAAAGGGGATGCCCTCCATTGCCATTACTGTAATTATTCCAGACAAATACCAAACCTCTGTTCAGGATGCAGAAAGCCGGGGGTTCGATCGTTTGGGCTGGGTACCCAGGGGGTAGAGGAAGAAGTAAAGAGGCTTTTCCCTGATGCCAGGGTTGCAAGAATGGACAGAGATACTACTACCAGAAAGAGATCTCACCACAGGATATTAGAGAAGTTCGAAGCAGGAGAGATAGATATACTCATTGGCACCCAGATGATCGCCAAGGGACATGATCTGCCAAAAATAACTCTGGTAGGGGTTATCTCTGCCGACACATCTCTGGGTTTCCCTGATTTTCGGGCAGGTGAAAGAACCTTTCAGCTGTTGACTCAGGTAGCCGGCAGGGCTGGAAGGGGGACACTCCCGGGAAAGGTTATTATCCAGACCTTCAATCCCGAGCATTACAGCATACAACAGGCAAGACTCCATAATTTCACAAATTTTTACAAAGAAGAGGTTGTTTTTCGGAGAGAATTGAACTATCCCCCTTTTTGCCGTCTTATTAACTTCAGGATTTCAGGTAACAGCAAAAAAGGTGTGGCAGAATACGCCGGGGATCTGGGAAGGCTTTGTGATGACCTGTTAGGGAAAAACAGTGCCTACCATAAGTATATCGAAATACTCGGGCCGGTTGTTGCTCCCCTTGAAAAGTTAAAAGGTAGGTATCGATGGCAGATGTTAATCAAGGGCAAAAAATCAAATCTGCTCCATTCTTTTGCAAGACAGGTAATGGAAGAAGCACCTTTGAGGATAAAGGCGAAGGGGGTTGCATTGTCAGTGGATGTTGACCCGGTTAATATGTTGTGA
- the def gene encoding peptide deformylase, protein MSILKILTYPDPVLKKKAKQVEIIDEKIKKLAEDMVETMYAAPGIGLAAPQVGESLRVIIVDVTRKGEDLVVLVNPEIISGEGECAEEEGCLSVPDFKETVSRKKKVIVKGLDIKGREIQIPAEGLLAIAFQHEIDHLDGILIIDRVSWLKRDIFKKKLKKKKK, encoded by the coding sequence ATGTCTATCTTAAAAATCCTGACATATCCTGATCCTGTCCTGAAAAAGAAGGCAAAGCAAGTTGAAATTATAGATGAAAAGATAAAAAAGCTGGCAGAGGATATGGTCGAAACTATGTATGCCGCTCCGGGGATAGGTTTAGCGGCTCCTCAGGTTGGCGAGTCTCTTAGGGTGATCATCGTTGATGTAACTCGCAAAGGAGAGGATCTCGTAGTATTGGTTAACCCGGAGATAATCTCGGGAGAAGGTGAGTGTGCAGAGGAAGAGGGCTGTTTAAGCGTACCAGACTTTAAAGAGACTGTCTCGAGAAAGAAGAAGGTGATAGTTAAAGGGTTAGATATTAAAGGAAGGGAAATACAGATACCTGCAGAGGGTTTACTCGCAATTGCCTTTCAACACGAGATAGATCATTTAGACGGGATTCTTATAATAGATAGAGTTAGCTGGCTGAAAAGGGATATTTTCAAAAAGAAGCTAAAGAAAAAAAAGAAATAG
- the fmt gene encoding methionyl-tRNA formyltransferase, with translation MKIVFMGTPDFAIPALDLLIESGENIVGALTMPDRPKGRGRKLKAPPVKETAERHCITVFQPEKIIDDPFISKLKELNPDVIVVVAFGQILSKEILKIPRFGCVNLHASLLPRYRGAAPINWAVINGEKVTGVTTMLMDEGLDTGDILLQQEVGVEEEDTAENLHDKLAKTGAKLLLETLHRLKEGSITPVPQNHSKATIAPMLKKGDGLIDWGKEAVRISNLIKGLTPWPGAFTHLQDKILKIFKGIALGEDSEDNTPGTITEMNEKGIKVSTGKGVLLITEVQLQGHKKMGIADFLRGHKYKISMGTTLR, from the coding sequence ATGAAGATTGTATTCATGGGGACACCAGATTTTGCTATCCCTGCACTGGATCTCCTTATAGAAAGCGGGGAAAATATAGTTGGTGCATTAACAATGCCTGATCGCCCTAAAGGGAGAGGAAGAAAGCTAAAAGCTCCGCCGGTTAAAGAAACGGCAGAGCGTCATTGTATCACCGTATTTCAGCCTGAAAAAATAATAGACGATCCCTTTATTTCAAAATTGAAAGAATTAAACCCGGATGTAATTGTTGTGGTAGCATTTGGGCAGATTCTATCAAAAGAAATCCTTAAAATCCCGCGATTTGGTTGTGTCAATCTACATGCATCTCTCCTTCCCAGATACAGGGGAGCCGCCCCCATTAACTGGGCTGTTATAAACGGGGAAAAGGTGACAGGTGTAACTACCATGCTTATGGATGAGGGATTAGACACAGGAGACATCTTGCTTCAACAGGAAGTGGGGGTAGAGGAGGAGGATACTGCCGAGAACCTCCATGATAAATTGGCAAAAACAGGGGCAAAATTGTTACTGGAAACCCTCCACAGGTTAAAAGAAGGTAGCATAACTCCCGTTCCCCAGAATCATTCCAAGGCAACCATAGCTCCCATGTTAAAAAAGGGAGATGGGTTAATAGATTGGGGAAAGGAGGCAGTTCGGATATCGAACCTGATAAAAGGTCTCACCCCCTGGCCTGGTGCCTTTACCCATCTCCAGGATAAGATACTCAAGATCTTTAAGGGTATTGCACTGGGAGAAGATTCAGAGGATAATACCCCGGGAACCATTACAGAGATGAATGAAAAAGGAATAAAGGTTTCTACTGGTAAAGGGGTTCTTTTAATAACAGAGGTACAGCTGCAGGGTCATAAAAAAATGGGGATAGCTGATTTTCTCAGAGGGCACAAATACAAAATCAGCATGGGTACTACCTTAAGGTGA